A single region of the Streptomyces caelestis genome encodes:
- a CDS encoding PadR family transcriptional regulator encodes MSIGNTLLGLLESGPRHGYDLKRAFDEKFGHDRPLHYGQVYATMSRLLKNGLVDVDGIEAGGGPERKRYAITDAGITDVERWLTTPEKPEPYLQSSLYSKVVLALLTHRDAAGILDTQRSEHLRSMRILTDRKRKGDLADQLICDHALFHLEADLRWLELTAARLDKLAEAVTA; translated from the coding sequence ATGTCCATCGGTAATACCCTTCTGGGGCTCCTGGAGTCCGGTCCGCGACATGGTTACGACCTGAAGCGGGCCTTCGACGAGAAGTTCGGTCACGACCGGCCGCTGCACTACGGCCAGGTCTACGCGACGATGTCCCGGCTGCTGAAGAACGGCCTCGTCGACGTCGACGGCATCGAGGCGGGCGGTGGGCCCGAGCGCAAGCGGTACGCGATAACGGACGCCGGGATCACCGACGTCGAGCGCTGGCTCACGACGCCGGAGAAACCCGAGCCGTACCTGCAGTCGTCGCTGTACAGCAAGGTCGTTCTCGCGCTGCTGACCCACCGGGACGCGGCCGGCATCCTCGACACGCAGCGCTCCGAGCATCTGCGCAGCATGCGGATCCTGACCGACCGCAAGCGCAAGGGCGACCTGGCCGACCAGCTGATCTGCGACCACGCCCTGTTCCACCTCGAAGCGGACCTGCGGTGGCTGGAGCTGACCGCCGCGCGTCTGGACAAGCTCGCCGAGGCGGTGACCGCGTGA